A DNA window from Catenulispora sp. EB89 contains the following coding sequences:
- a CDS encoding papain-like cysteine protease family protein encodes MSPTPRAKRPGRLRSAVLATAVALLTAVAVPASAATANQLNLTMQSQQYSNWCWAASGNTVAAFYGYDYSQNQFCDMAFGNSLNASCSNSQASLADDQTAFQQIGISPGNYVTGYLYYSSIIREIDAGRPVMARIQWSSGGGHMEVLYGYDQSQGWVYWGDPWPSDDRYNWGSYNYYVSNGSFSWTHSLDYIGA; translated from the coding sequence GTGTCCCCCACACCTCGCGCCAAGCGTCCCGGACGGTTGCGGTCCGCCGTGCTCGCGACAGCGGTGGCGTTGCTCACCGCCGTCGCGGTGCCGGCTTCGGCAGCCACCGCCAACCAGCTGAACCTGACCATGCAGTCCCAGCAGTACTCGAACTGGTGCTGGGCCGCCTCCGGCAACACCGTCGCCGCGTTCTACGGCTACGACTACTCGCAGAACCAGTTCTGCGACATGGCGTTCGGCAATTCGCTGAACGCCTCGTGCTCGAACTCGCAGGCGTCGCTGGCCGACGACCAGACCGCGTTCCAGCAGATCGGGATCTCGCCGGGGAACTACGTCACCGGCTACCTGTACTACTCGTCGATCATCCGCGAGATCGACGCCGGGCGGCCGGTGATGGCCCGGATCCAGTGGTCGTCGGGCGGCGGGCACATGGAGGTGCTCTACGGCTACGACCAGAGCCAGGGCTGGGTCTACTGGGGCGACCCGTGGCCGTCCGACGATCGCTACAACTGGGGCTCCTACAACTACTACGTGAGCAACGGTTCGTTCTCGTGGACGCACTCGCTCGACTACATCGGCGCGTGA